The bacterium genome contains a region encoding:
- a CDS encoding NADH-quinone oxidoreductase subunit N produces MSLEMLNIPNWSDMGRFIPEAVFFCTFLLALLGDIVARKRPAVPFAIVLAGSLTALAFAVAGLAGDEQTILGELVAVDGMAAFFRVIFAFVAVITVLFSWASEEIMGTGREHKGEYYALIALMTGGMMVMAAARDLLMLYLSLELVSLTSYVMAGYMRNSLRATEASVKYMIFGAVSSGIMLYGLSLIFGLTGEMTFAGIRDALAAGRADPLALLTVSVLIFAGLGYKIAMVPFHFWCPDVYEGSPTPVAGFFSVAPKAAGFALLIRFFYTTLTPVVGRVDFPLLIAVLSVATMTFGNLAAVRQVNVKRLLAYSSIAHVGYLLMGFLMLTAEGLQAILFYLLVYALMNLGAFIFVVAINNSLKSEHLDDYAGLGYRAPWAAVMMIVFLFSLTGLPPTAGFVGKFYLFAEVIRREWYWLAIVGVLNSVISLFYYMKIAKAFYFTKQEGDPVRIAPMHYVTMAVLAAPTLALGLYWGKFKALADRAIEHFGGM; encoded by the coding sequence GTGAGTCTGGAAATGCTGAACATCCCGAACTGGTCCGATATGGGGCGCTTCATCCCCGAAGCGGTCTTCTTCTGCACCTTCCTGCTGGCGCTGCTCGGCGACATCGTCGCCCGCAAGCGTCCGGCGGTGCCGTTCGCGATCGTGCTGGCGGGGAGCCTGACGGCCCTCGCCTTTGCCGTGGCCGGTCTCGCCGGCGACGAGCAGACGATCCTGGGCGAGCTGGTGGCCGTGGACGGGATGGCGGCCTTCTTCCGCGTGATCTTCGCGTTCGTGGCCGTGATCACGGTGCTCTTCTCCTGGGCCAGCGAGGAGATCATGGGGACCGGGCGCGAGCACAAGGGCGAGTACTACGCCCTGATCGCGCTGATGACCGGCGGCATGATGGTGATGGCCGCCGCCCGCGACCTGCTGATGCTCTACCTGTCGCTGGAGCTGGTCTCGCTGACCAGCTACGTCATGGCCGGCTACATGCGCAACAGCCTGCGCGCGACCGAGGCCTCGGTCAAATACATGATCTTCGGCGCCGTCAGCTCGGGCATCATGCTCTACGGCCTCTCGCTCATCTTCGGCCTGACCGGCGAGATGACCTTCGCCGGCATCCGCGACGCTCTCGCCGCGGGACGGGCCGACCCGCTGGCCCTGCTGACCGTCTCGGTCCTGATCTTCGCGGGCCTGGGTTACAAGATCGCCATGGTGCCCTTCCACTTCTGGTGCCCCGACGTCTACGAGGGCTCGCCCACGCCGGTGGCGGGCTTCTTCTCGGTGGCGCCCAAGGCCGCCGGCTTCGCTTTGTTGATCCGCTTCTTCTACACCACCCTGACGCCGGTGGTGGGACGGGTGGACTTCCCGCTGCTGATCGCCGTGCTCTCGGTCGCGACCATGACCTTCGGCAACCTGGCCGCCGTGCGACAGGTCAACGTGAAGCGCCTGCTCGCCTACTCGAGCATCGCGCACGTGGGCTACCTGCTGATGGGCTTCCTGATGCTGACCGCCGAGGGGCTGCAGGCCATCCTGTTCTACCTGCTGGTCTACGCCCTGATGAACCTCGGCGCCTTCATCTTCGTGGTCGCGATCAACAACTCGCTCAAGAGCGAGCACCTCGACGACTACGCGGGCCTCGGCTACCGCGCCCCCTGGGCCGCCGTGATGATGATCGTCTTCCTGTTCTCCCTGACCGGGCTGCCGCCCACCGCGGGATTCGTCGGCAAGTTCTACCTCTTCGCCGAGGTCATCCGGCGCGAATGGTACTGGCTGGCCATCGTCGGCGTGCTCAACAGCGTCATCAGCCTCTTCTACTACATGAAGATCGCCAAGGCGTTCTACTTCACGAAGCAGGAGGGCGACCCGGTGCGCATCGCGCCGATGCACTACGTCACCATGGCCGTCCTGGCGGCGCCGACGCTCGCGCTGGGTCTCTACTGGGGCAAGTTCAAGGCCCTGGCCGATCGCGCCATCGAGCATTTCGGGGGGATGTAA
- a CDS encoding EamA family transporter translates to MNGIYIVGCIAFTVLGQILIKYGTRQIQATDALIDYILNPYIATGLASAVVAALSWIKALRHFDLSYAYPFMSVSFLLVAILAVWVFGEPVKWNQWLGLGIVLVGLFIGSR, encoded by the coding sequence ATGAACGGCATCTATATCGTGGGCTGCATCGCGTTCACGGTTCTCGGCCAAATCCTGATCAAGTACGGTACGAGGCAAATCCAGGCCACCGACGCGTTGATCGACTACATCTTGAATCCATATATTGCCACAGGACTTGCCTCGGCTGTAGTTGCAGCCTTGTCCTGGATCAAGGCGCTACGTCATTTCGATCTCAGCTATGCATATCCATTCATGAGCGTCTCGTTCCTGCTTGTGGCCATTCTGGCGGTATGGGTGTTCGGCGAACCAGTCAAGTGGAATCAATGGCTCGGGCTGGGCATCGTCCTGGTCGGGTTATTCATCGGTAGCCGCTGA
- a CDS encoding GNAT family N-acetyltransferase gives MTLLPYAPLESNRFELKIHRGVLDRIPHDFDREIIDSRMDVAIFRMPAGNQDQLALLDSIGFPWLVADTLVYYANDLKGHEPNDLRNSDLRFIVFTPGLDNAIDDLVADIFPRYANHYTSNPLLSRDLIPSYQEWARSYATDEDAGRYAWLVERHDAFIGFITCSFGDEGAEIVLNGVSPAQAGGGVYGDMVRFVQRYFKDRGCSVIKVSTQGNNHAVQKVWSREGFFLTESYFTIHVNSLLSASASKERVYLLNISSHEGVDARAALSAEIDSALAKCRVDGSLAQDASVLNARMKYLRPVRQNVRYEARIRFPVVDEEMGTYRVVVLVTDDHGEPCQYAHYELGNPK, from the coding sequence ATGACACTGCTGCCGTACGCACCGCTTGAAAGCAACCGTTTCGAATTGAAGATCCACCGCGGCGTGCTCGACCGCATCCCGCACGATTTCGACAGGGAGATCATAGATTCAAGGATGGATGTGGCCATCTTCCGGATGCCGGCCGGGAATCAGGATCAGCTGGCGCTCCTGGACAGTATCGGATTCCCCTGGCTGGTGGCCGATACGCTCGTCTACTACGCCAACGATCTGAAAGGCCATGAGCCCAATGATCTGCGGAACTCGGATCTGCGATTCATCGTGTTCACGCCCGGCCTCGACAACGCGATAGACGATCTCGTAGCGGATATCTTTCCTCGGTATGCGAACCATTACACCTCGAATCCCCTGTTGAGCCGCGATCTCATACCGAGCTACCAGGAATGGGCCCGCAGCTACGCAACAGATGAAGATGCCGGACGATATGCGTGGCTCGTGGAGCGACACGATGCCTTCATCGGGTTCATCACCTGCTCGTTCGGCGACGAAGGTGCCGAAATCGTGCTGAACGGAGTATCACCCGCTCAGGCGGGCGGCGGCGTATATGGCGACATGGTGCGTTTTGTGCAACGGTATTTCAAGGATCGGGGTTGCTCGGTCATCAAGGTATCGACCCAGGGCAATAATCACGCGGTGCAAAAGGTGTGGTCGCGCGAGGGGTTTTTTCTGACCGAGTCTTACTTCACAATCCATGTAAACAGCCTGTTGAGCGCCTCGGCCTCAAAGGAGCGCGTCTACCTGTTGAACATCTCTTCCCATGAGGGGGTGGATGCTCGTGCGGCTCTTTCGGCGGAGATCGACAGTGCACTCGCCAAGTGCCGAGTCGATGGATCTCTCGCTCAGGATGCGAGTGTATTGAACGCGAGGATGAAATACCTGCGGCCCGTACGCCAGAACGTACGATACGAGGCCAGGATACGATTTCCCGTGGTTGATGAGGAGATGGGTACGTACCGGGTTGTTGTGCTCGTCACCGACGATCACGGCGAACCCTGCCAGTATGCTCATTACGAACTCGGCAATCCTAAATAG
- a CDS encoding glycosyltransferase family 2 protein, whose amino-acid sequence MAEMTNDTSPLISLVVPVYNSTATLEELTARLHAVLDPLTSGAWEIVFVNDGSRDESWAHIGRLAAREDRITGINLTRNFGQHNSIMCGIAHACGRYVITLDDDLQNPPEEIPKLLAKIEEGYDVVYGVFEKKKHSLFRNFGSELVQWMYRKTFNTKGRLTSFRIIDRDIAKRLLEYGRSFTFIDGLISWNTSRIGNTVVEHHARASGRSGYSNRKLLILALNMATNFSIGPLQVATIVGILFSMFGFIFGFYILLKKILMDIPISGYTSTIVTVAFLSGVQLLTVGVLGEYIGRIHINVSNCPQYVVRDIIPSRHGRRRDP is encoded by the coding sequence ATGGCAGAGATGACCAACGATACTAGCCCCCTGATCTCCTTGGTCGTGCCCGTCTATAACAGCACAGCCACGCTCGAGGAGCTGACTGCGCGGCTGCATGCGGTGCTCGATCCCCTTACCAGTGGCGCCTGGGAGATCGTCTTCGTCAACGATGGCAGTCGCGACGAGTCGTGGGCGCATATCGGCCGCCTGGCGGCACGCGAGGACAGGATAACCGGCATCAACCTGACCCGGAATTTCGGACAGCACAACTCGATCATGTGCGGCATCGCCCATGCGTGCGGTCGGTACGTCATCACGCTGGATGACGATCTCCAGAATCCTCCGGAGGAGATCCCGAAGCTGTTGGCTAAGATCGAGGAGGGGTACGATGTCGTCTACGGCGTTTTCGAGAAGAAGAAACACTCGCTGTTTCGCAATTTCGGATCCGAACTCGTCCAGTGGATGTACCGGAAAACCTTCAACACCAAGGGCCGCTTGACGTCATTTCGGATCATCGACCGCGATATCGCCAAGCGCCTGCTGGAGTACGGGCGCAGCTTCACGTTCATCGACGGCTTGATCTCGTGGAACACATCGCGTATCGGCAACACCGTCGTGGAGCATCATGCCAGGGCTTCCGGAAGAAGCGGCTATTCGAACCGGAAGCTCCTGATACTTGCTCTCAACATGGCGACCAACTTCTCGATCGGCCCCCTGCAGGTGGCAACGATCGTCGGCATCCTGTTCTCGATGTTCGGCTTCATCTTCGGTTTCTATATCCTTCTGAAGAAGATCCTGATGGATATCCCGATCTCAGGATACACGTCTACCATCGTAACCGTCGCTTTTCTGTCGGGAGTACAGTTGCTCACGGTGGGTGTCCTGGGCGAGTATATCGGTCGAATCCACATCAACGTGAGCAACTGTCCCCAGTACGTCGTTCGTGATATCATACCATCCAGACACGGACGGCGAAGAGACCCTTAG